One region of Salvelinus sp. IW2-2015 linkage group LG1, ASM291031v2, whole genome shotgun sequence genomic DNA includes:
- the LOC111962595 gene encoding T-cell surface glycoprotein CD8 beta chain-like: MTPLALVWTTVCLWKTVYSLTPTESHFVRYPTIDDTEVLTCECSSRSCQTVFWFRTHHNSSGFQFLLSVNNADRYFHGPGVDEHRFKASKRDMGSKVAFTLRITQIKAEDAGLYSCMLQNQKENELWRPGVLLRPGETRPTLTPLTKPKPKPAGIPTGRCTKRNYQTPEGCGSKVLWPLVGVLLTLAVALIYTLYYFSRLPKKCRHQFAKKRPLK, translated from the exons ATGACCCCGTTGGCACTGGTATGGACAACGGTGTGCTTGTGGAAAACAG TGTACAGCCTGACACCAACCGAGTCCCACTTCGTCCGCTACCCCACTATCGACGACACAGAGGTCCTCACCTGTGAGTGTTCCAGCCGCTCCTGCCAGACAGTCTTTTGGTTccgcacacaccacaacagctCCGGCTTCCAGTTCCTTCTCAGCGTCAACAATGCTGACCGGTATTTCCACGGACCCGGGGTGGATGAACACCGGTTCAAGGCCAGTAAAAGGGACATGGGGAGCAAGGTGGCTTTCACACTGCGCATCACTCAAATAAAGGCAGAGGACGCAGGGTTGTACTCCTGTATGCTCCAGAACCAGAAAGAGAACGAGTTGTGGAGGCCAGGAGTTCTTCTCAGACCCGGAG AAACTCGCCCAACATTAACCCCTCTCACGAAGCCCAAGCCCAAGCCCGCTGGAATCCCAACCGGCCGCTGCACCAAAAGGAACTATCAAACCCCGGAAG GCTGTGGCTCCAAGGTTCTGTGGCCGTTGGTCGGAGTACTCCTCACCCTGGCTGTGGCTTTGATCTACACACTGTACTACTTCAGCC gactACCCAAAAAGTGTCGACATCAGTTTGCCAA GAAAAGACCATTGAAGTAA